ATTGTTCGAGAAAGACTTTACGGTAATCTTCAAATGAATTCCAGTAGTACTGGAACGGAAATACGGTTTAATTTTAAAAACGAATAAATAAAGCACAACGGCGTGCTTTTTAAAGGCGATGGGGCCAGGGATTTATGAAGACACATAGATTCTTGGCCCCATTGTCTTTATAGATAACCAATTTTATAGCTTAACAAAATACGCCCTCCTGCGGTTTCAGAAATGAACAATGTTAACAATTCATTCCATTGAAAAATCCTAAAATTTGCAAACTCGCTAACGCTCAAACATGCAAATTTCTTTACGGATTTTCCACTTACATGAATTGAACATTGTAGTCATTTCCTGCAAATGCATGCGGTCTGCATTTTGTCAAGCTTTGTAGGTGGTTATCTATATAGGGGAAGGGAGGAAAAATTTTGAGAGAAAACATTTTTAGTGTAGGTATTGATATTGGAACATCCACTACGCAGTTGGTATTTAGCAAACTTACCATTGAAAACACAGCTTCCATGACAGCAATTCCTAAAATACAAATTATTGATAAAGAAATTATCTATAGAAGTGATATACATTTCACACCATTGCTATCAGAAACAAGAATCGATGGAGATGCTGTTAGAAAAATCATTGAGATGGAATATAAAAAAGCAAATATCTCCTTTGAAAAAATTGATACAGGGGCGGTAATTATTACAGGAGAAACTGCTCGGAAGGAAAATGCCAATGAAATCCTCAACACCCTCAGCGGTTTAGCCGGTGACTTTGTGGTGGCTACTGCAGGCCCAGACCTAGAAAGCATTATTGCCGGCAAGGGGGCAGGGGCAGGAAAATTTTCTAAAGAAAAGGCCTGCACTGTGGTAAACCTGGATATTGGCGGAGGTACAACCAATATAGCTATTTTCAAAAATGGTGAAGTAGTGGATACTGCTTGTCTTGACATTGGAGGGCGTTTGATTAAGTTTGAGGATGACCAATTAAAGGTAAACTATGTTTCCAGCAAAATAAAAACATTAGCGAAGGATATCGGAATCGATGTTCAAGTAGGCAAAAGACTGTCGGTAGATGAAGTAGAAGGTATATGCAGAAGAATGGCAGATATTTTGGCGGAAAGCATAGGGGTGATTCCTGCAACTCCTCTTCTACAAGAGATGCTGACTGGGACTTCTTTAAAATGGGAGAAGGAAATCGATTTTATTTCTTTTTCAGGAGGTGTGGCGGATTGTATCTTTAACAAGGGAAGTATCCCCCTTTTCCGATATGGCGATATCGGTATACTTCTTGGAAAAGCTATAGCCGCCTCCCCTTGGTTAGAGACTTCCAAAGTCATCCAAGCCAGTGAAACCATTGGAGCAACAGTTGTGGGGGCAGGAACTCATACAACAGAGATCAGCGGTAGTACCATCACCATTGAAGCATCGATTTTACCTATGAAGAATATTCCTATTTTACGATTAAGCAGAGAGGATGAAGGACTTGATCATCACCAACTAAGTCGTAGGATTGCTGAAAAACTAGATTGGTTTCGTTTAGAAAATGATCATCAGTTGGTGGCCTTAGCCATGAAGGGGATAAAAAACCCAGGCTTCCAAGAGATACAAGCCTTAGCAAAAGCTATCATTGAAGGGATGGACAATAAGCTGGGGGAAAAGGAGCCGCTGATTATTATCGTTGAAAATGATATGGCAAAGATACTGGGACAAGGCATTCAGGCCCACCTGCCCCAAAAAAGGGATGTCCTCTGTATTGATTCAATAAAAGTTGATAATGGGGACTACATTGATATCGGTAAACCTTTGGCCAATGGCAAAGTAGTACCTGTGATTATAAAAACCTTGGTATTAAATTATTGAACATAGAAGGGAGATAGAACATGCTATTAAAAACAAAATTATTTGGTACAGTTTATCAGTTTAAAAGCTTAAATGAAGTGATGGCCAAAGCCAATGAGGAAAGATCAGGAGACAAACTGGCTGGACTGGCGGCAGCTTCTATTACAGAAATGATAGCAGCCAAGGAAGTGTTAAGCAATCTAACATTAAAGGACATCAGAAACAATCCAGCTGTACCCTATGAAAAAGATGAAGTGACTAGAATTATTCAAGACGGTGTGAATGAAAAAATCTATGGAGAAATTCAGAACTGGACAGTTGCTGAATTACGAGAATGGATTTTAAATAGTGAAACCACCAGCAGTGATATTAGAAGAATCAGCAGAGGATTGACCAGTGAGATGGTGGCAGCGGTGGCTAAACTCATGTCTAATTTAGATTTGGTCTATGGTGCAAAAAAAATCATCGTCACTGCCCACTGTAATACAACCATCGGTCAGGCAGGAACACTGGCCTATAGACTTCAACCGAATCACACAACTGACAACATAGAAGGAATTAAGATATCTCTCTACGAAGGTCTAAGTTATGGGGTAGGGGATGCTGTACTGGGATTGAACCCTGTAAATGATACAGTAAACAGTGTAAAGAATGTCTTAAAACTATTCGAAGAAGTAAAGCAACAGTGGCAAATTCCTACACAAACCTGTGTACTAGCTCATGTGACAACCCAGATGGAAGCCATCAGACAAGGAGCACCCTCAGACTTGATTTTTCAAAGTATAGCAGGAACTGAGAAGGGAAATGAAGCCTTTGGTGTAAGTGACAGTATTCTATCTGAAGCCCGAGAACTTGTATTAAAGGAAGGAA
The sequence above is drawn from the Clostridium formicaceticum genome and encodes:
- a CDS encoding ethanolamine ammonia-lyase subunit EutB codes for the protein MLLKTKLFGTVYQFKSLNEVMAKANEERSGDKLAGLAAASITEMIAAKEVLSNLTLKDIRNNPAVPYEKDEVTRIIQDGVNEKIYGEIQNWTVAELREWILNSETTSSDIRRISRGLTSEMVAAVAKLMSNLDLVYGAKKIIVTAHCNTTIGQAGTLAYRLQPNHTTDNIEGIKISLYEGLSYGVGDAVLGLNPVNDTVNSVKNVLKLFEEVKQQWQIPTQTCVLAHVTTQMEAIRQGAPSDLIFQSIAGTEKGNEAFGVSDSILSEARELVLKEGTSTGPNVMYFETGQGSELSSDAHMGVDQVTLEARCYGLAKKYQPFLVNTVVGFIGPEYLYDSKQVIRAGLEDHFMGKLSGIPMGVDVCYTNHMKADQNDVENLSVLLASAGCNFLIGTPAGDDIMLNYQSSSFHDAPTLRELLNLTPIPEFQQWLEKVGVYENGRLSKRAGDASIFFSK
- the eutA gene encoding ethanolamine ammonia-lyase reactivating factor EutA; amino-acid sequence: MRENIFSVGIDIGTSTTQLVFSKLTIENTASMTAIPKIQIIDKEIIYRSDIHFTPLLSETRIDGDAVRKIIEMEYKKANISFEKIDTGAVIITGETARKENANEILNTLSGLAGDFVVATAGPDLESIIAGKGAGAGKFSKEKACTVVNLDIGGGTTNIAIFKNGEVVDTACLDIGGRLIKFEDDQLKVNYVSSKIKTLAKDIGIDVQVGKRLSVDEVEGICRRMADILAESIGVIPATPLLQEMLTGTSLKWEKEIDFISFSGGVADCIFNKGSIPLFRYGDIGILLGKAIAASPWLETSKVIQASETIGATVVGAGTHTTEISGSTITIEASILPMKNIPILRLSREDEGLDHHQLSRRIAEKLDWFRLENDHQLVALAMKGIKNPGFQEIQALAKAIIEGMDNKLGEKEPLIIIVENDMAKILGQGIQAHLPQKRDVLCIDSIKVDNGDYIDIGKPLANGKVVPVIIKTLVLNY